A genomic window from Sebastes fasciatus isolate fSebFas1 chromosome 7, fSebFas1.pri, whole genome shotgun sequence includes:
- the her13 gene encoding hairy-related 13, which translates to MAPSARPSSTDLEMEEEESDYGIQRGDRKTRKPLVEKKRRARINESLQELRTLLADTDFHSKMENAEVLEMTVKKVEDILKNRTQETDALNREASERFAAGYIQCMHEVHMFVSSCPGIDATVAAELLNHLLECMPLNEDHLQDVLMDLITDTSGSNGSTWHGGDESLCTTLSSPGGRSLSSGSSSALSPAPSSTSSEDLCSDLDETDSEHNQSSTEGSENSEALSMPTVTYPRSMWRPW; encoded by the exons ATGGCTCCCTCTGCTCGACCCAGCAGCACCGACCTGGAGATGGAAGAAGAGGAGTCCGACTATGGGATCCAGAGAGGGGACAGAAAG ACCAGGAAACCTCTGGTGGAGAAGAAGAGGCGAGCTCGCATCAATGAGAGTTTGCAGGAGCTGCGGACTTTGCTGGCAGACACAGAC TTTCATTCCAAGATGGAGAACGCAGAGGTGCTGGAGATGACGGTGAAGAAGGTGGAGGACATACTGAAGAACCGAACCCAAG AAACAGACGCACTCAACCGAGAAGCCAGCGAGAGGTTTGCGGCCGGCTACATCCAGTGCATGCACGAGGTCCACATGTTCGTGTCCAGCTGTCCTGGGATAGACGCCACGGTGGCGGCGGAGCTCCTCAACCACCTCCTGGAGTGCATGCCCCTGAACGAGGACCACCTCCAGGACGTGCTGATGGATTTAATCACTGACACTTCCGGGAGTAACGGCAGCACTTGGCACGGAGGCGATGAATCGCTCTGCACGACTCTGTCTTCACCCGGAGGAAGGAGTCTGTCCAGCGGCTCGTCCTCGGCCCTCTCCCCGGCCCCCTCCAGCACGTCCAGCGAGGACCTGTGCTCCGACCTGGATGAGACCGACAGCGAGCACAACCAGAGCTCCACGGAGGGCTCGGAGAACAGCGAGGCCCTGAGCATGCCCACCGTGACCTACCCTCGGTCTATGTGGAGACCCTGGTAG